A stretch of DNA from Maridesulfovibrio sp.:
CCCGATTTTAACGGGACCGCGCCAGATGACCGGATCATCCTTGCTGGGCAGCATAAATCCGAGAGACATGACCCAGAGATTGCTGGACCAGGAAATGGGTTCGATAACTTCATGGCCGATATGCGGCTTTTCGTTTTCCAGACTGAGCAATCTGGGGACGCTTGGACCGTGTACGTCCACATCAAGCAGCCCTACCTGCTTGCCGGCAAGAGAAAGAGCCACCGCAATATTGGTGGCAACAGTGCTTTTACCCACCCCGCCCTTACCGGAAATAACAACAATCTTGTGTTTTATTCTGGAAAGAGCCTTCTTCAGTTTCATGTCCTCAGGGCTGCAACCCTGCGAGGAACACCCGGAACCGGAAGCGGAGCAGCTTCCGCAAGCATGATCACTCATCTATAAATCTCCTGCCCCTCGGACAAACGAGAGGGTTTCATTTAAGTGCAAATTAGGCGGGCCCCCAGGACCCGCCTCACTGAAACATTCAGGTTAATCTAAGATTCATAAGAATCTTGTCAATGCCTGAACAACCAACAGGAATTGTCCAGTCGTGCCTGCACACAAAGGAGAGGAGAAAAGGCAGGACTGAACCGGATGTAAAAGATTCTACCAGTGCCCGTCCTTGTCAGCTTCACTGGCCGATTCAAGCTTGCCTGCCTTGAAGGAGGCCAGAGCCTCTGCAACAGTTCCGCTTTCAATGAGGTGCACAGAGATTTTGCCTTTGTCCAGAGCCATAAATGCCTTCGGACCTACATGCCCGGTAATTACGGCCTTGGCACCCGTCGCGGCCACATTCTGGGCGGACTGGATTCCGGCCCCCTGGGCGGCATTCAGGTTCTGAATATTATCCACAAATTCGAAGCCGTCGTTTTCAGTATCGCAGATAAGAAAACCCTTGGCCCGTCCGAAGCGGGGATCCACTTCACCGTTCAGGTCCTTGCCCTGACAGCTGATAGCTACTTTCATATTAATCTCTCCCTTGTCCGTTGCTGAGGGATGGTCCCGCCAAGCGGCCTGCTCCCTGCCCGGACCTCTGATTTTTGAAACCACGGCCGCCCTGTCTGCACCGGCCCGGCATGCCGACCCTTCCGCCGCATCCGGGCATGATGTAATTTTCCAGACAGTTCTGCCTGTAAGCTTCAAGAATTTCATCAACCATTCCCCGTATCCAGGGAATGACTCGGACGCCGGTCCGCTCCAGTTCATTGACTGTGCAGCCGCAGATAGCGCCGCATATTAAAAACGTTGCCCCGCAGGTCATAATGGCGGATGTCCTGTCCTTTGGGTCTTTTGAGGGAAGGGATAGGTAACCTGCGGGGCAAATTTCATTGTCTGTCACCCGGAACAGTTTTAGTTCCGAAGCATTATCAAACACCGAGGCCAGCCTGTTTTCATAACAGGCCAAACAAAGCAGCTTTGAATTATGATTGCTTTCTTCGTTTCCTCTCATGCTCTGACTAAAAGCATTCTTTGTGCCTGCTCAATTTTAATCAATAATTTTAATAAATTAAAGCAAAGATGAATTTTAAGATACAGCAGAATGGGATTAAAACAAGTCGAGAAAGAAACAAAAAGGCGAATTATACGCCCATTTCATCACAGCGGGAAACTATGCGCCGGAGAGTATCCTTGGATATTCCAAGTTCACGGCAGGTAGCCATTTTTTTCTGATTGTTTCTTTCCAGAGCGCGCCGGACCGCGAGGCATTTTATCTCCTCCATGGTCAGGGGCATATCGGCGGAAGGAAGGGATTCCCTTGATTGGGGCTGCAGATATTCGGGCAGATGCTCTACCTGGATAAATCCGCTCGGACACAGGATGAAGGCGAATTCAAGAATGTTCTCAAGCTCACGCACATTGCCGGGAAAAGGGTGGCGCATGAGAATCTGCAGGGTATCTTCGGAAACACCGTCAATATCCTTTCCCTGCAGGGCATTAAGCCTGCTTATGAAATGATTGATGAGAAGAGGTATATCCTCAACTCGATCCTTTAGCGGAGGGAGTGTCAGGGTAACCACGTTAAGCCGGTAAAACAGGTCCTGACGGAATGTTCCCTGCTCCACCAGTTCGGCAAGATTCCTGTTGGTAGCGGCGACCACCCTTACATCCGCTTTTACGCTGGCAACAGCGCCCAACGGTTCAAACGACTTTTCCTGGAGAACCCTCAAAAGTTTTACCTGCAGGTTCGCGGGCATGTCCCCTATCTCATCAAGAAAGATGGTCCCTCCGGCAGCAAGTTCAAAGCGGCCGGCCTTGTCTTTTCTGGCATCGGTAAAGGCCCCTTCCTTGTAGCCGAAAAGTTCCGACTCCAGCAGGTTGTCCGGCAGTGCTCCGCAGTTTACGGCCACAAACGGACCGTTCCGGCGATCGCTGAGATTATGTATTGCGCGGGCGAAAAGCTCCTTCCCGGTACCGGACTCACCGAGAAGCAGCACCGTGGCCTCACTCCTGCTCACCTGCGGCAGAATGGAAAAAACCTTGGCCAGCGGCCTGCTCTTGCCGATGATATCCTCAAAACGCCACGAATCCTCAACTTCCCTGCGAATTATCTGGATATCAGTCAGATCGCGAAAACTCTCGACCCCGCCAAGCTGATTGCCGGCAGCATCCACAAGCGGAGAAGCACTTATCGAGATAGGGACCTTGCGGCCATCGGCATGAATGAAAAATATGGATTTGTTGCTGATGCGCCCGCACCCGTTCATGCAGGAACGCAATGCACACTCCCCATCGCAAAGACTGGAATGAAATACGTCCCAGCACTTGGAACCAACTGCTTCTTCCGCCGGCACGCCGGTTATGCGGCTCGCCGCTTCATTGAAGAATGTAATGTTCCAGTCCAGATCAACCGTGAAGACTCCATCGGCAAGGGAGTCCAGCACAGCGGAACAGGGCAGGTTGCTGGGGAATTTCATCTGGCGCATGTCTCCGGAGGCCCTGCGGGCCCTGCTGGGGATTCGAACCCCCGGAAGGCGCGAACCCGCCCGAGAACACTGTTTCAGTTCGGACGGGCCTGAGCCTTCCGGGAGTATTTATTCAATGTCAGACAAGAAGTTACGCTTTTTCGGAGCGGGCTTTACGCAACCAGGCGTACCAGTCTTCAAGTCCTTCGCGAGTACGGCAGGACATGGGGAAAAGCTCTATATCGGCGTTAAGCTTGCGAGCATGGTTTTTGGCCTTTTCAAGGTCGAAATCAACATACGGCAGCAGGTCGATCTTGTTCAGGATCATTACGGATGAAATATGAAACATGAGGGGATACTTTTCAGGTTTGTCATCACCTTCAGTAACCGTGAGCAGGGTTATCTTGTGATCTTCACCGACATTGAATTCTGCCGGGCAGACCAGATTACCCACGTTTTCAACAAACAGGATGTCCAGCCCTTCAAGGTCCAGCAGGGAAAGAGCTTCCTTGACCTGGCTGGAATTGAGATGGCAGCCGCCCTCGGTATTTATCTGAACGGCCTGAGCACCTGTAGCCGCAACCCGGCGGGCATCGTTGTCGGTCTGAAGATCACCCTCGATTACGGCCATCTTGAATTCATCCTTGAGATCGGCAAGGGTCTTTTCCAGCAGACTGGTTTTGCCGGACCCCGGAGAACTCATCAGGTTCAGGCACAGTATGTTTTTTTCCTTGAAAAACTGTTTGAGCTCTTCAGCAATTCTATCATTTGCTTCCAGAATATTTCTTACTACGGGAATCTCGCCCATTTCCGTCTCCTTTTAAACAATCCTTAACTAAGGCTAAAAAAGTTCAGATTTCCGGGAATCTCAATCAACCTCGATGCTCTCGATCTGCAGTTCCTTTCCCTGCAGTACCTCGTGGCCTATTTCCAAGCCGCACTTAGGACAGGCCATGTACAGCTTGTCTTCAGGCGTAAACTCCTCCCCGCAGCCGCCGCATCGGACCTTTATCGGAATTTCCCTTACTTCAAGAACTGAACCTTCAAACTTTGTTCCGATGGTTACAGCTTCCCAGCCGAAAGTAAGTGCATCAGACACCACTCCGGCAAGGGCTCCGTTTCCCACATTGATTTTCTTCAGCGTGGAATCCGGCTGCTTCTCCATTTCCTCTTGAATTATTGCAAAGATACTTTGCGCAATTGACATTTCATGCATAAAATCTGGACTAACCCAAAAAATTATCAGGGGCAAGGTGCAGCAGCGCATAATTCCGGAACCTTTGGGAGATAAATTTGCAATCAAATTTTTACCTTTAAAAACAACATGTTCCAAAAATACAATAGACAAACGACAAAATACGCTGAACAACTGAACGCAAGAGTGGACGGCCTTGCGGGAATATTAAAGCTTGAGTATGTGAAGATTGTGTTTTATCCATGTGCCGTTTCCAGTAAACACTCCGGAACAGGAACCAATCCTGTTTCAGCCAGCCGATCTCCACTACCGGAGACAGACAATCATATATTCACCGGATATTCCGGACTCTGGAGGACACGCAGATGTATGTGGGACTGAAAATGCTCAAGGACTTTGTCACCGTTACGCCCGACACTCCGGTGAGGGAAGCGGACAAAATTCTGGAAGACAATCAGTTGTGGATGCTTCTGGTCAAGGATGGTGACGAACTTATCGGTTACGTTACCAAGGAAGATGTCCGCGCAGCGTTGCCGTCGGTTATCAACTCTCTTGACAAGCATGAACTGAACTATCTGATCAGCAAGGTCACTGTTCGCGAAGTCGTGCACAAAAACATCACCACCATCCCGCCGGAAACAGAGATTGAGGCCGCAGCGGACCTCATGTTTGAAATGAACCTGTCCGGCATTGCCGTTGTGGATGAAAACAAGAAGCTTATTGGCTACATCAACCGCAACAAAATGCTCGAAGTTCTGGTTGAGGAAATGGGACTCAAGCAGGGTGGCAGCCGTATTGTCATTGATGTGGAGGAACGGACAGGGATTATCTACGAAGTTGCCGGAATCATCTCCAACATGAAATACAGCATCATCAGCACCTGCGTTTTCAACCACCGCAACAGGCGGGTGGTTGTTGTCCGCGTAGCCACGGAAGACCCTACCCCGATCATCGCGAGCATCCGGGAAAGAGGTTACAAGGTTGTTGGACCGGAAGATTTCATGGACGACTGGAAAAGTTAGGCGCTGCAACAGCAGATTTTATCCGTCGGCTCCTATTTGATATGAAAGCGGATACCGATCGTAAAAAAACGGGCTGTCCCATACAGGGGCAGCCCGTTACTTTTTGATTCGGCTTTATGTTATCTCACAGACCGGATCAGCCGGTTTCCGTTAAGCTCATATGCCTATCATATAGTATTATGCCTGTATTACTGCTTTTAATTCTAAAAGAGACCACAGGACCGGATTTATCAGCCGCAGCTGCCGGAGCAGGAACCGCATTCCCCTCCGCCGCCAAGTTCCATTCTGGAATCAATGACGAATCCGGTATAGCTTAAGTCAACCCGGAAAGGGCTGCCCTGCTCGTTGAGATCCTTATCGATCAGAAAGGTAAACCCTTCAACATCAAGCGTATCGTCAGTACCTTTTGGCTCATCCAGAGCCAATGCCAGCCGGGGGCCGGCTCAACCGCCGGTAGCCAGATATACGCGGATAGGGGTTCTGTCTTTATCTGCAAAATAGTTTTCAAGCTGTTTTAATGCAGCATCGGTTAATTCAACCATTTTTTCCTCCTCATAGATTTTGTCTATCTAAAATAAGATTTGTATCAGGTTTTGTCAAATGCATTGAGTTGACCTTGTTACAACCATGAGGTAGGTGTTACCGTTCAATAGGGATTGCCGTTCAAAAAAAGTGTTACATATTCTCATTTTTTGATTATGATATTTCCATTAACAAGACCGACAACCGGCGAACAAATGCGTCTAAGGGAGACCGCAGCATGAAGACCAAGGATATCATCCTCGCAACAGCCAAGGAAATGATCTCAGAGGTGGGTTTCCACAAAGCCACAACGGCCAATCTGGCCAAGGCTGCCAACATTTCAGAAGGAACTATCTACAGGCATTTTGAAAGCAAGGAAGACATCCTCATGCATATTCTCAATGCCCTCGAAGAACAATTTTCGTATTACATTGAGGCGATACGCAAAAAACTGGATGTAAAGGAATGTTCACTTGAAGACATTATGAATGAATATTTCGACTTCTTCGAGAAGAATGAAATAGATATGAAGATCATGCTCTCGACATACGGGCTGCTTGATTCCTCCAAACGGCTTATGGCTGTTTTCCTGAAGAACCTTGAACTCATTCTTGAAGACTGCATCCGTATCGGAGTGGAAAAGGGCGAAATCAAGGATATAAACATCGAAGACAACGCAACAGTCGTCATGACCATCATTTTCGGCCTGACCAGAATGCAGCTCTACTGGCCTGCCGGACGTGATGTACGGAAGGAAGCAGTGGAATTCTGCCGCCGCAGCATCATTATCAGCTAGATCGGCATCTATTCGACCAAACGAAAATGGCCGTCCATTAGGGCGGCCATTTTTTTTATTACATCACAATGGACAAAAAGAATTCCCTGCCGATTCAGCGACAGGGAATTCTTCGTATCTCCAAGAAGTGGTTATTTAAACCTTTCCACAAGATTGCTCAGCTTTCTGGCCATTTCCGCCACATCCTGAATGCCGCCATTGGCATTCTGAATGCCTGACGACAGGGACTGAGACAGTCCGTTGATTTCCGTGACGCTGTTGTTGACCTCGTCACTTGTTGCCGACTGCTGTTCCGCGGCGGTGGCTATGGCCCGAACCATATCCGCTATCTTGTCGGATTCGGTTACGATTTCAGAAAGGACCGTTCCGGCTCCCTCGGCCATCTGCACTGTTTTCTCAACACGTCCGCGCACTCCGGACATTTCTTTTACAACATCACTTGTGCCCTGCTGGATCAGGCCTATGGCGCTTTCAACCTCATTTGTAGCGCTCATGGTCTTTTCGGCCAGCTTGCGGACTTCATCGGCGACAACGGCAAATCCCCTGCCTGCTTCGCCTGCTCTTGCGGCCTCAATGGCAGCATTCAGGGCCAGCAGATTTGTCTGGTCGGCAATATCATTAATTACAGACATAACCGCGCCGATGTTCTCAGCCCTGCTCGACAGGTCTGCGAGCATATCAGATAGTTTATCCGTTATTTCAGTAACTTTGTAGATTTCACTTACAGTATCGGAAACAACCACGCCGCCGTCACGGGCCACCTTGTTGGCTCTGTCGGAAGCCTCCGCGGTTTCACCAGTGTTCCTGGCAACCTCCAGAACCGTGGCATTCATCTGCTCCATGGCTGTTGCAACCTGCCCGGTCTGCATTGCAGTGGTATCAACTCCTGAAGTCAACTCGTTCATCTGAAGAGACAAGTCCTCGGAAGAATTCAGCAGATGCCTGGACACCTCGGTAACCTCGTTGGCAACCTCAAGCAAAGCTTCCTGCTGCTGCTCTATGTGCAAACGTCCGGCTTCCTCTTCGGTAAGATCAACCATCACCGCAATGGCGCCGACAGTTTCCCTCTCTGCATTGAGCAGCGGACAGACCTGATAACGCAATGGGAATTCCACTCCGTCAGCCCTTTTATAACGGAGCAGCCCTTCCGGACATTCCCCGGAAGCAATAGCTTCTGCGGTGAGCGGATCATTGTTTCTGGTGAAATAATCACCCACAAATGAATTGAGGACCTCTTCTTCTGTTTTGGCTAGAATGTCCAGCAGCGGAGTATTGGCAAAATTAATTCTCTGATCCCTGTCAACCACGCACATGGGCACGGTAATTCCGCCCAGGACCCCCTTGTTGTAAACAAGCTGGTCCTTGATCTGCGTGGCCATTCCGGCCAGATGATGCCCCAGAGAACCGAGTTCATCCGAACTGTTCACCTCAAAACAGGCATCCAGGTTTCCAGAAACAAACTCGTCCGTGGCATCTGAAATGATCTTTATCCGGCTGACAATTGATCTGCGCATGAAGAAAAGCAACGCTCCCAGCAAGGCGACAAGCCCTGCGAAGGAAAGCATGGCTCCCTTATACTGGGACATATGCAGAGAAGCGAACTGCGCCGAGACATCCTGAACCATCAGCATTGAACCCAGTATCGGCTGCCTGCTTCCATGACAGTGATGGCAACGCCTTTCGTTCTTAATGCTTTCTACTTCCACAAAAACGTCCTTGCCATCCAATGAAGTCAGCATTCCCCTTTTAATCGGTGCCTGAAGGCTTTCAACGAAAAGAGAGACTATCTCCTGATTATTGAATTTTTTTACAAGGTCAGAACGAATTTCTCCGGTCTCCGTGGAATAGGTGATATTACCTTTGAAATTGGTCAGATAAATTTCAACATCATTATAATTAGTGGCAACCGAGGCAAACTTTTCAGTTGTTCCGCTGTTATCCCCCTTGGCCATGGGTTCGCGTATGGCGAGCTGAAGCATCTCCGCATAACGAAGAGCTGTTTTTTCGATTTCCTCCATCATGGAAGATCGCTGCCAGAAAGAATTACCCAGAAAAAGAAGAATGAAAACGGTAGCAGTAAGGAGAGTGGTAAGGACCATTACCTTGTTGCCGAGGGAATCTCTGATGAATTTCATACTTCCCTCCTAATGGGCTCCGCCGAAAATCAGCGGCTTGAAGTTGAAATTCTCTACCCTTTCAGCATTGTGGCAGGTTTCACAGTCCTTTATGGACAGATCCTTTTTTATGAATTCCGGATCGCCATCCTCTGCATGGAGAGAGCCCGGACCGTGACAGACCTCGCACCCGGCATCGGCAAGTTCCGGTGTTTCTTCAAAGGAAACAAATCCGCCGGGTTTGCCGTATCCTGTTGCGTGGCATCCGTAGCATTCCTTGAGTTCGTCAGGATCAAGGTCCGAAGCCATAATCTTAACACTCTTGCTGGAATGCGCTTTTTTCGAGAACTTATGGTAGTTGTTGTACTCCTGTTCATGACATTCTTTGCATTTTCCAGATCCAACATACGTTGCGGAATCGGAAATACCATATTCCGATGCAAAGCAGCCCATAACGATAAACGCCGCCAGAAAAACCCCGATCCGGACGGCAGGCAATCTTCCTCGCATAAGATATAACCCCGTTGATGAATGTAAAGATCATACAGAAAACAACCTGCTATTGCAGTGAAGCTGCACAAATGCGGCTTTCCCGGCTCACATGCAAACAAGGCTTCTGTTCCCCCATATTTATCAAGACCTACGCCTTTTATTCTGAGATGTGAAGTATATTTTCCTGCTGCCAACCGTACTTGCGGCTATGCTTCTTAATGTTCAAACCTGGCATGATACCATTTAACTGCATACCGAAAACTCAGATAACTATACACACCCGACAATATACAACAAATAACTGCGCAACATCATAAAGAGAAAAAATTGACTGAAAGATCAACCAAGACACTGCACGTTATTTTTTTCACAAATTATGCTTAAAATGAAATAAATCCAACATCAAATAAAAACGAGCACTTACATCGAAAGCAAAGATAACCTCCGGCAACAACAGAGATTATCGCGTAATACTACTTGCGGTCAGGCAGCTTCTTCTGGCAGTATACGGCATCTTAAGAATCCATCCTCTGTATAATCTTTAAGCCAAATCTAGACACAAAAGCCCGCTCCACTGGGCTTTAAAAGCGGTAAGGCGGCTACTCACTTATGGGAATAGTTAACATTACGAAGTCTTATGACGCCGATTTTGTAAAGCAGGTTGAAGAAGAGAGCGGACAGAATCTTGCGCTGTGTTATCAGTGCGGAAACTGTACCGCCGGATGTCCGTACACATTTGCGTACGACATCCCGGTCAGCAGGATCATGCGTCTCGTTCAGGCCGGGCAGAAGGAAACTGTATTGAAATGCAAATCCCTCTGGCTCTGTGCCACCTGCGAATCCTGCACAACCAGATGCCCGAACAACATTGATGTTGCGCACATAATGGATGTTCTGCGCCACATGGCCCGCCGGGAAGGATATGCTCCCGTGCCCACGGTCAAGACGTTCTGGGACAGCTTTCTCGATTCAGTTGAAAACAACGGTCGTGTGTTTGAAGTAGGTCTTCTGGCTGCTTATGTTGCCAAGACCGGAAGATTCTGGACAGACCTTGATCTGGGACCGAAGATCCTGCCCAAGGGCAAGATGCACTTCAAACCTCATCAGATCCAGGGCAAGGAAGAAATTGCCAAAATATTCAAACGGTTCAAAGAGGAGTCCCGCAAATGAGTGATTCCTTGAAAGTAGCATACTATCCCGGATGCTCCGGCACCGGGACATCCATGGAATATGACATGTCCACCCGCGCGGTCTGTGCCGAACTCGGCATTGAACTTGCCGAGATCCCGGACTGGAGCTGTTGCGGTTCCACTCCGGCCCATACTGTGGACCATGCACTCTCCAGCGCACTTTCCGCCCGCAACCTTCAGTTGGTGGAAAGCATGAATCTGGACACTGCAATCACGCCGTGCCCGAGCTGCCTGACCAACCTGAAAACGGCCGAACACCGCATGCAGAAAGATTCCATGCGCGAAAAGGTCAACAAACTGCTGGACAAGCCGTACAACGGCGGCGTGACCACCAAGTCCGTCCTGCAGGTAATGGTTGAAGACCTCGGACTCGATGCAATAAAGAAAAAGACAATCAAACCGCTCAAGGGGCTCAAGGTTGCCGCCTACTACGGCTGCATCATGAACAGACCCCCGGAAGTGATGAACTTCGATGATCCGGAACACCCCATGGCCATGGACAACATAATGACCGCCATGGGAGCGACGGTGCTGCCTTTTCCCCTCAAGGTCGAGTGCTGCGGAGCATCCTTCGGCATCCCGCGCAAGGACGTGGTAATGAAGCTCTCCGGAAAACTGCTGGATGCAGCCGAGGGACTCGGCATAGACGCGCTGGTTACCGCCTGCCCGCTCTGCCAGATGAACCTTGACCTGCGTCAGAGCCAGATCAACTCCGCCACCGGAGCAAGACACAACATCCCCATCTTCTATTACACCCAGCTTATGGGCCTGGCCCTTGCCATAGGAGAAAAGGAACTGGGACTGGACAAGCTCTGCGTGAGCCCCCGAAACGCGATCAATGCCATCGGCAGAGAGGAAAAATAGCGG
This window harbors:
- a CDS encoding methyl-accepting chemotaxis protein, translated to MKFIRDSLGNKVMVLTTLLTATVFILLFLGNSFWQRSSMMEEIEKTALRYAEMLQLAIREPMAKGDNSGTTEKFASVATNYNDVEIYLTNFKGNITYSTETGEIRSDLVKKFNNQEIVSLFVESLQAPIKRGMLTSLDGKDVFVEVESIKNERRCHHCHGSRQPILGSMLMVQDVSAQFASLHMSQYKGAMLSFAGLVALLGALLFFMRRSIVSRIKIISDATDEFVSGNLDACFEVNSSDELGSLGHHLAGMATQIKDQLVYNKGVLGGITVPMCVVDRDQRINFANTPLLDILAKTEEEVLNSFVGDYFTRNNDPLTAEAIASGECPEGLLRYKRADGVEFPLRYQVCPLLNAERETVGAIAVMVDLTEEEAGRLHIEQQQEALLEVANEVTEVSRHLLNSSEDLSLQMNELTSGVDTTAMQTGQVATAMEQMNATVLEVARNTGETAEASDRANKVARDGGVVVSDTVSEIYKVTEITDKLSDMLADLSSRAENIGAVMSVINDIADQTNLLALNAAIEAARAGEAGRGFAVVADEVRKLAEKTMSATNEVESAIGLIQQGTSDVVKEMSGVRGRVEKTVQMAEGAGTVLSEIVTESDKIADMVRAIATAAEQQSATSDEVNNSVTEINGLSQSLSSGIQNANGGIQDVAEMARKLSNLVERFK
- the hypB gene encoding hydrogenase nickel incorporation protein HypB codes for the protein MGEIPVVRNILEANDRIAEELKQFFKEKNILCLNLMSSPGSGKTSLLEKTLADLKDEFKMAVIEGDLQTDNDARRVAATGAQAVQINTEGGCHLNSSQVKEALSLLDLEGLDILFVENVGNLVCPAEFNVGEDHKITLLTVTEGDDKPEKYPLMFHISSVMILNKIDLLPYVDFDLEKAKNHARKLNADIELFPMSCRTREGLEDWYAWLRKARSEKA
- a CDS encoding NifB/NifX family molybdenum-iron cluster-binding protein; this translates as MKFLKLTGRTVWKITSCPDAAEGSACRAGADRAAVVSKIRGPGREQAAWRDHPSATDKGEINMKVAISCQGKDLNGEVDPRFGRAKGFLICDTENDGFEFVDNIQNLNAAQGAGIQSAQNVAATGAKAVITGHVGPKAFMALDKGKISVHLIESGTVAEALASFKAGKLESASEADKDGHW
- a CDS encoding 4Fe-4S dicluster domain-containing protein, which encodes MGIVNITKSYDADFVKQVEEESGQNLALCYQCGNCTAGCPYTFAYDIPVSRIMRLVQAGQKETVLKCKSLWLCATCESCTTRCPNNIDVAHIMDVLRHMARREGYAPVPTVKTFWDSFLDSVENNGRVFEVGLLAAYVAKTGRFWTDLDLGPKILPKGKMHFKPHQIQGKEEIAKIFKRFKEESRK
- a CDS encoding cytochrome c family protein — protein: MRGRLPAVRIGVFLAAFIVMGCFASEYGISDSATYVGSGKCKECHEQEYNNYHKFSKKAHSSKSVKIMASDLDPDELKECYGCHATGYGKPGGFVSFEETPELADAGCEVCHGPGSLHAEDGDPEFIKKDLSIKDCETCHNAERVENFNFKPLIFGGAH
- a CDS encoding CoB--CoM heterodisulfide reductase iron-sulfur subunit B family protein: MSDSLKVAYYPGCSGTGTSMEYDMSTRAVCAELGIELAEIPDWSCCGSTPAHTVDHALSSALSARNLQLVESMNLDTAITPCPSCLTNLKTAEHRMQKDSMREKVNKLLDKPYNGGVTTKSVLQVMVEDLGLDAIKKKTIKPLKGLKVAAYYGCIMNRPPEVMNFDDPEHPMAMDNIMTAMGATVLPFPLKVECCGASFGIPRKDVVMKLSGKLLDAAEGLGIDALVTACPLCQMNLDLRQSQINSATGARHNIPIFYYTQLMGLALAIGEKELGLDKLCVSPRNAINAIGREEK
- a CDS encoding TetR/AcrR family transcriptional regulator — its product is MKTKDIILATAKEMISEVGFHKATTANLAKAANISEGTIYRHFESKEDILMHILNALEEQFSYYIEAIRKKLDVKECSLEDIMNEYFDFFEKNEIDMKIMLSTYGLLDSSKRLMAVFLKNLELILEDCIRIGVEKGEIKDINIEDNATVVMTIIFGLTRMQLYWPAGRDVRKEAVEFCRRSIIIS
- a CDS encoding IscA/HesB family protein, whose translation is MVELTDAALKQLENYFADKDRTPIRVYLATGGUAGPRLALALDEPKGTDDTLDVEGFTFLIDKDLNEQGSPFRVDLSYTGFVIDSRMELGGGGECGSCSGSCG
- a CDS encoding CBS domain-containing protein, which gives rise to MYVGLKMLKDFVTVTPDTPVREADKILEDNQLWMLLVKDGDELIGYVTKEDVRAALPSVINSLDKHELNYLISKVTVREVVHKNITTIPPETEIEAAADLMFEMNLSGIAVVDENKKLIGYINRNKMLEVLVEEMGLKQGGSRIVIDVEERTGIIYEVAGIISNMKYSIISTCVFNHRNRRVVVVRVATEDPTPIIASIRERGYKVVGPEDFMDDWKS
- a CDS encoding hydrogenase maturation nickel metallochaperone HypA, with product MRCCTLPLIIFWVSPDFMHEMSIAQSIFAIIQEEMEKQPDSTLKKINVGNGALAGVVSDALTFGWEAVTIGTKFEGSVLEVREIPIKVRCGGCGEEFTPEDKLYMACPKCGLEIGHEVLQGKELQIESIEVD
- a CDS encoding sigma 54-interacting transcriptional regulator, with the protein product MKFPSNLPCSAVLDSLADGVFTVDLDWNITFFNEAASRITGVPAEEAVGSKCWDVFHSSLCDGECALRSCMNGCGRISNKSIFFIHADGRKVPISISASPLVDAAGNQLGGVESFRDLTDIQIIRREVEDSWRFEDIIGKSRPLAKVFSILPQVSRSEATVLLLGESGTGKELFARAIHNLSDRRNGPFVAVNCGALPDNLLESELFGYKEGAFTDARKDKAGRFELAAGGTIFLDEIGDMPANLQVKLLRVLQEKSFEPLGAVASVKADVRVVAATNRNLAELVEQGTFRQDLFYRLNVVTLTLPPLKDRVEDIPLLINHFISRLNALQGKDIDGVSEDTLQILMRHPFPGNVRELENILEFAFILCPSGFIQVEHLPEYLQPQSRESLPSADMPLTMEEIKCLAVRRALERNNQKKMATCRELGISKDTLRRIVSRCDEMGV